In Osmerus eperlanus chromosome 4, fOsmEpe2.1, whole genome shotgun sequence, the sequence CCGATCAGCAGGTCCCTGGGGATGTCCTGGCCGTTGTCCACCCCTGGGGGCGGGCGAGGGggcgagggggcgggggagacgTGGGAggcggacagagggagagagtgaatgagCGGCAGCAGTTGTTTCGGTGGCAGAAAGAGTGAAGCGTGagcgacacacacaagcactgtgAAAGCGTGAGGGGGCTTTACATACATTTTCTGGGAAACTGTGtcaaaacttttgactggtactgtatgctGATTTAGGATATGCTTCGATATGACTAgcactacatttagtcatttttgcagacactcttatccagagcactaGCTATCTAGTTGTAGAGTAAGTTGTAGGTTACGGGAGATGGAACCCACCACGGAGGTTCTTGATGAAGTCCTCCAGcttcatcttcctctctggCTTGACGTTGGGGctgtacatgtctgtgttgaggaggatgatggCGAAGGCCAGGATAAATATAGTGTCTGGGTTCTGGAACTGTCGGATCAGGACCgggttacacacacagtaccgcTGACTGGAataaggtgagggaggggggaagagaaggatcCAGAAGGACACAGTGAGACAGAGGTCACTTAATGAGATGGATGGACGACTTATCAAGTTGCCATGCCTCAGTGAATTGAATGAATCCCCCAGTATGCCTAAATGTAGTACCTGAAGGCCTCCACGAGTCTCTCTACCTTCTGGGCCTCTCCCTGGACCTTGATCTGGGCCTGGAACTTCCGGAGGGCATCGTCCAGGTCCATTCCTGAGAAGTCCATCTCATCCAGAAcacagctggagggaggggtgggggagggcagggtgcaGAGGGAGGCCAGGATTAGAGGTGGAACTACGTctaaaaaacatattttaacaATAACATTTCATCTGTTATAAGAACACTTTTTACCCAGAACACTGTCACTGTCATATTGGTCCCCTCTGCCTAATGATGAGCCATTCCCTGACTTACTCCAGCACATCCTTGTTGAACTGTTTCTGTCGGCAGCCAAGGAACTCTCCAATCATCTGTCTGCTCAGCCCCTTCCGCTCCAGGATGAACCTGGCGATGCCCACAGGCGTGTCTGACACGAAGCCTCTCTCTATCAGGTACTGGATACCCTTCTCTGGCTTCCTTccaaggaaacacacacacacatacacacagttagaCATACACTCGCAgttgcagtacacacacatgcacttgcaTTCATGAAAACAAACCCCGTCCCTTCAACCCCGGTCCCTCCTTACTTGTTGAACAGGTTGAGTCCGATACGATACTGTCGCCTCTGGACCACGTCATCATTGAAGGCGGGCGAGTCCCAGCTGTGACGAGACTCCCTCTGATAGGTCTGTTTccccagaggagggaggggctccCGCAGACTGTCCCGAGAGGAGGAGCCTGAGGAGTAGTTGATGGTCTCGTTGGAGTTGGTGGTGGAGTTGAGACTCTCGTTGTCTCCGTCCGAGATGAGGTGCTGCTCCAGGCCCGGGGCCATCGCACACatggagggcgaggaggaggaggagaggatgggggtgaGAGGCTGCTGCTGAGGGGTCTGCGGGGAGGGGGAGTCGGGGTAAGGGTAGtggtgcatgtggagggggtggtgggggtgcatgggggggaggtgggggtgaggctgatggtgggggtgggggatcggcgggtgagggtggtggtggaggatggTGTGGTGGGGGAGGTGCGGGGGGATGGGCGACGGGTGGGGGCGGACCAACGGCGTGCGCGTCTGACCCTGCGCCATGGCAACCGAGCGTCCATTGGGATTGGCCTTGATGGTGCCTTGAGGTGACCCTcccgcccccatcccccctcctcccccacatcctccttctccccctcctcccccgggcTCCTGCTCCTGCTCGTACAGCAGCTGCCGGCTCAGAGACCCCCGGTCAGACCGGTCACTCATGTCCACGGAGCTGTCACTGGGGGGCTCGATGGTCAGCACGGGCAGGTGGCCCCCCCCTCGGTGCCGGTGGTCCCGACACTCCGTACAGGGGGTGCTGCGGCGGCTGGTGCTGCTGCCCCCTCCCTCGGTCTCCCGGCTGTCCTCCCGCCCCACCCCCAGGCCCCAGTACTCTGTGTCCGTGCTGCTAGGGGGGCGGTCCATGGACATGGGGGAGGTAGGGATCCCATCGTCCATGTAGAGTGTGACGTCGCTGTAAGTGGTCGCTGTGCTGTCCTCGTGcacgccccctcccctgcctctgccccctcccagaccccgacggggggtgggggtgttgctGTTGTTTCCCCACACGCGCTCCCTGaagtcttcctccctctcctccccgcctccctcctcagGATCGCCCTCCTGAGAGTCCTCCTGTCCAGACTGGCAGGTGAGGGAGTCGTCCATGGAGTCGGCCAGGGACTTgacctgggaacacacacacacgcagggttcCTCAgctaaacacacaggcacatcccACATGTTGTGGCTCCACaaatcctctctttccctccctccttccttttgttctatctatcccctccctccccatctctctctcttactccttATTCATCCCTGTTTCCCTCCGTCCCTTCTagttcttccccctctcccccacaacccctcctccctccctctcacctgtttCGAGAAGGATTCATCCATGTGGGAGtattcctccctgtctcccccctcggTGGCACCAGGCTGCCCTCCAGTGTGGGAGTACCTGAGAGGGGGGATGTACAGGCATGACGAACAACCACAAGACTACACAcaccattgtcagggtaccttCTGCACAATAACAGATAGTATCACATTCAACACATCACAGCTACCTAGTCAGaccctggtcctggccctggtcctggtcctggcttTGGTCCTGGTCTTGACCCTGGTCTTGGTTCTGCCTGTCGTCGAAGGAGTACTGCAGCCTCATGTTGTTGAGGATGATGCGGCGCGTCATGCGACTCTCTGAGGCAGAACTCCGCAGGCGCTGGAAGTTCTTGTTCATGCGGTACTGCCTGAACGCCGTCTGGATGGTCCGCGCCGCGCGCCGACTCAGGAAGTATCCCCCATACTTCCTCTCCAGCATCTCCACCTGGccgatcagagacagagagagagagagagagagagagagagagagagagagagagagagatggagagctcaTCACCTTCTGCCATTTGATAATGCAGCTGTTAGTCTGTCATCTTATTGGAGATGTCTGTACAGTATGTTAGGATGAGGAGCATGTGGTCACATGGATCTTCCATTAGGGATAATGCATTGAATCCTACCTTCTTATCCTGGAGGTCTGTGGAGAGCTCATAGCTGTCTGAGAGGGCTTTGCAGCgcttgctctcctcctcttcctgcttgcGGAGCGCCAGGCTTGCAGGCTGATGGCGTGTTCGTTGGGCCCAGGCCAAGCTGGCTGGGCTAGGAGGGGTTGCCAAGGGGGGGCCCTGGGCGTAGAAGGGGGGTCCCTGGTGGCCGGGGGGGATGGCGGGGCAGGTGTAGCGTAGGTCAGTGTGGCCCCCCAGGTAGGAGGCGGGgcaataggaggaggaggaggagtctgaGAAACTGAACGTCTCTGGACATGGGGGCTCTTCTTCcacactggagggggggggggggggcagagagagagagagagacaacgacagagacagagagagagagacaacgacagagacagagaaaggaaagaagaaCACAGTTGATCTAAATGACTCAGGGCAGAATGAGACCTTGAGAAAGAAGAGGTGGATCAGAGAAGAAGGAGGTGGAAGACCAGAACATCTCCACACAGGAGCCAAGAGGAGGCTAAGCCAGCCTACTTTAGAATCTTCACCCAACATCCATGCTGCTAACGTGCCCACATCCATGACCTCATTATCCTGAACCTGAGAGTCCCGCTGTCTTCTGTACAATCTACAGCCATAGCTACAGCCTGGATATATTACACTGctactaacacaaacacacagtcatgcagagaatgcacgcacacatacatacatacatacatacatacatacatacatacatacatacatcacacacacacactcacacacactgtacagacacaaatacacattttgCTGCCAGGCTGTTAGACTGGCACAGAAGGCAGGGTACTGCGGGTGGGCAGTGACAGCTTCTCAGCAGCTCGTCACATGACCATGAGTCATCAGTGTGAACAGCAGCagctgaggtggagagagagagagagagagagagagagagaggagagagagagagagagagagagagagagagagagagagagagagagagagagagagagagagagagagagagagagagagagagagagaggaaacagggGAGTAACCTACTAATGCCTAGTGGAGGTTGTTGGGAACCAAGATCTCTAGTCCTTTCTGAGACATGTGGGTTCAGAGGTCACATCTGGAGTATCCATCTGTGCTGAGATACCATAACAGATAACAGGGAAACAGCAGGGAATTCACTCCACGTGACCCATCAGTAAAACTTCAAAGAAATTAATGTTTCACCAACTGACTGAAATTTAAACTGACTTTGCATACAGTATTGTAGTCTTCTTGGTGTAATGCTGTACAGTAGCAGAGGTGGTTCATCATTTCTAATCAGATAACTCTGATACTATGAGAACCCCAAGTCCACAAGGGGGTTCTTTCTCTACGTCTGATGCTTAGCACTAAAGATAGATGCTGCACTCCTGCACTGCAGGAATTCAAACCAAAGTTAACTtcaaatgcacaaacacacatacacacatgctgtacacacattcatgcacaaacacactcctccaAAGAAGCCAAAGAAGTATCTGCACTAATAAATTGTGTAGGCGCTGCAGTAAATCTCAGGATGGTACTCTCACTAATTATACAATCTGGCAACTCTCCAGTCATATCTCACTTCCCCttctccttacctctctctctctcacacctcgctctccttctacctctctttctcactcatctcactttctctcccttactGTCAACTTCCCCACTCTCCCTTACCTCTCTTTATCttacatctctccctcttttcaccATTCTCCCAGCTGAGTTGCACTCAGTTTAACTTGCTGTGTAACCAGAGCCGGTGGAATCATGACAGTCCTGCTCAGGTGGTGAGCCTGGAAACAAGAACTAAAACATACCCTGCGCTACAAACTGGCTCAATTCTAACAGGGCCAGGTAGTTCAAATCAAACAATCTCCTAGCCGGGTTCACTTGTCTGACAGACAGGTGCCTCTGTTGGGCAAGGTAGTTTATATCAAACACACTGTCTAGGTctacaggagacagacacactcactgtcTAGGtctacaggagagacagacagacagactgtctAGGTctacaggagacagacacactcactgtcTAGGTCTACAGGATACAGACCAACAGACTGTCTAGGTCTacgggagagacagacacacttaCTGTCTAGGtctacaggagacagacagacacactgtgtaGGTCtataggagacagacagacagacacactgtctaTGTCTAcaggagggacagacagacagacacactgtgtaggtctacaggagagacagacacactgtctaggtctacaggagacagacagaaagacagacacactgtctaggtctacaggacagacagactgacagacacactgtgtaggtctacaggacagacagacagacagacacactgtgtaggtctacaggacagacagacacactgtgtaggtctacaggagacagacagacagacacactgtgtaggtctacaggagacagacagacagacacactgtgtaggtctacaggacagacagaaacactgtGTAAGtctacaggagagacagacagacagacacactgtgtaggtctacaggacagacagacacactgtgtaggtctacaggagagacagacagacacactcacatgtaGGCCCGGGCCCTCCGAGGCAGCTTGTTCTTCCTATGGAACCACATGGTTCACAAAGAGCCAGTgacaaggacagagaggagccattcactcacacactggagatttcacacacatacacacccacaaaagCACAATTAATGAGGCATTCACACAATAACTATTTACTGCAACAATCTGGTTGGTCTCTCTATTCTTTCTCATTATCGTAAACACAGGCCTTGACACAATccttacacacactccatctaTACAACATAtaagcctacacacacaaacaggtcactcacacacagttggATAGTGGAGCTAATTTATTCTCACCATGTGGTCTGTAACCAGCAACACTCTGGTGGCAACCACTGTTTTAGCCGCAGGCAAAAAACTAGTGAAAGATCTATCACTACAATTGGGTGGTGTGCTGAAGCGCTAGCTAAACACAGTCGCTATAACAACACGGTGTTGTCCTCTCTAAACTGGGAAACACAGCTGAGTGGACCTAATTTAGCTTGACATGCAGAGATAAACAaacatggaaaaaaaacacctgagttgccctcttctctttcctgtATTCTGGTTTCCTTAATGACAACAAGGCACCTACAATCtacgtctctccctcctcccatcacaGAAGCAGTTAGGACTGCATAATCCCACAGAAAGACACCTAATCTATCCAAAATCCAAACAGCAGGAGAAAAAACGGTAATCCAGGGAGCAGGTCTCTTTCAACCAGCCTGTCTACCAGTGAATCACAAATCCAAATAACCAGTCATTGTGCCAGTCAATCTACAGGAAGTCTTTGTTATTGGAGGGGGAAGTTAGTTCTAGCCCTACACTGGTTGCTATGGAAGAGACACACCCACGAGGGGAGTGAGAGCCAATCATTACACAGCACTCAGGTTTGCTCAGGGAGGTAAAAGTTCCAAAGTTGCTGCAGATAGAAGCATGTGCAAGCgtacgtgcctgtgtgtgcgtgtgtgtgtgtgtgtgtgtgcctgtgtgtgcctgtgtgtgcgtgtgacagcaGACTGCCACAACGCCACAGGGAGTGATGATGTCATGAGAGAGAAGTCAGGTGCTGAGCTCCAGtaaacacaggacaggacagtgtACTGCAGCCTATCACTGCACTGTGCAAAACACCACCGAAATATGCAACCAGATGGCAACTCTGACCCCACTGTCTGACAAGCCTTTTCATGGTTCAAATGCTAGATGCACCTGTGAGatccatgtgtgcgtgtgtgtgtgtgtgtgtgtgcacagagtTATTCGGAATGGAGAGCGTTACCGTCAAAGCTTACAACATTAACGGTGAATGGAGCCACAACAATTAGAACAGGGATCCACaagcaggggtcagaggtcatatcCATCCAGAACGGCATGTCAGCCTCTGAAGGGGTCCTCATCAATAGCTGCTTGTCATGTCATTAATCATTCAGGCTTATTAATGGAGTGGGAGGTTTAATTAACACTCGGGCTCTGTCCTATTCTGTAAACCCAGTCTGGCAGGcagggtgtgcgtgtggaggGAGGTGTCTATACACTGTGTCTGCCAGTCAGTTGAATAAGAAAGCTAAACAAAAGTCCTGCCTCCATGGTCTGTCCTTCACTTGACACACATCTCATGTGTGTAAGGAACACCAACCCATGAACTAAAAATCCCAGGTGCTCACAGCCAGGACTATAACACAATAGGCCAGACACAAAAGGAGAAAGGCAATGTAGTAAAAATAGTATGCACAGTCATTGATTCTGTGGTGGTAATTTGATTCTCCCTTGTGACTGCTCAGTGTAAATCAATTACCAATTGCAGCAGAACAGACATCTCACACCCACAACATACACAATCCAATCACGTGCACGTAATTActggtacacaacacacacacacccacatactgcTGACAATCATAACTTCGACAAAGGGAACTCTCACTAAACAGAGCTACAGTATAGTACAGCTGTAGGTTGCTCCCTCATCTGAAACGCTCCTCCCCACTGGCAGAGTGGCTTACACACCgctgactaacacacacacacacactcacacacacatacacacacacataggcatacATATGTACAAGAACTTACTGTagtcacacataccacacatacacactgcacacacaataaaacaaacagacacacacacacacacacacacacacacaggactaacAAAGTACTATCCCCATACTGACTACAGAAGACCACAGCCTGGCCTGAAATCAAACAACCATAGAGACGTGTGCTAAAGAGAAGGGGACTTTGAAGACCTACTTCTGAGATGAgatgggggatgtgtgtgtgtgtgcgtgtgtgtgtgtgtgtgtgtgtgtgtgtgtgtgtgtgtgtgcgagccccTCCACCAAATGGAGAGCAGTCCTCAGGCGGTGGGTTGGCACAAGCTATGTATGGCTGAGGGTCAagtggatgacacacacacactcacacgtcttTCATGTGCTCTTTTGCTTTCTTCTCAATCCTTCTCGTTTCTCTTCCTATGtcctctgtcctgttttctcccgcatccttctctccctcttccctcctatcTGTCTGAGCAGAGATTTGGCCCAGTCTCTGGGCTGTGACACAGGCGCTGTTGTTAGCATTTGGCCTCTGCATCCAGCTCATCATCTCTCATTTCTCACCTCGTCATTGGCTGCCATTGGAGCAACCCAGGCGTAACCAGCTGGGACAGCACCCTGATTGGCTGAATCAGACATTTTAGCTATCCAGACAGCATCCTGATTGGCTGAATTAGATGCTTTGGCAGTTCCGTTTAGGATCATGATTGGCTGATTAGATGCTGTCTGGCAAGGACGCCGTATGCTTGGCCACCTGTGTCATGTTGAGACACAACTACGGTTGAGCACATTCTCAAACTGTTTCAATCAAATATGAAAGCTAATATTATGAAATAATCTGCCATGTTGTGTCTGtagtcacacagagacagaggtatgaagctgtgtctgtagtcacccagagacagagggatgaggctgtgtctgtagtcacccagagacagaggtatgaagctgtgtctgtagtcacccagagacagagggatgaggctgtgtctgtagtcacccagagacagaggtatgaggctgtgtctgtagtcacccagagacagagggatgaggctgtgtctgtagtcacccagagacagaggtatgaagctgtgtctgtagtcacccagagacagagggatgaggctgtgtctgtagtcacccagagacagaggtatgaggctgtgtctgtagtcacccagagacagagggatgaggctgtgtctgtagtcacccagagacagagggatgaggcTATAGTcacccagagacagagggatgaggctgtgtctgtagtcacccagagacagagggatgaggtTGTGTCTGTAGTCACCCAGAGACAGAGGAATGAGGCTGTGTCTGTAGTCACCCAGAGACAGCGGTATGAGGCTGTGTCTGTAGTcacccagagacagagggatgaggctgtgtctgtagtcacccagagagagagggacgaggctgtgtctgtagtcacccagagacagagggatgaggcaaaggaggtcagaggctttTCAGGCCTGGTGAACATTGCCCACTTATCTCATGACATGAGGCGTACTAACATTCTCCTAACCCCACTTACAGCACTGCAGCCTTCCTCTGCCTGCTGCAGACCTGCTCCCTACTCCCGAGATGAATTAACCACTTACAGTACTAGGCACTTTATTCACAGGgtaatgaaaaagaaaaacaatttgTGACCTATTTGTGtaaaaacaaactctggttactcacCAAAGTGCCCCTGGGTAGTATTTCTTGTCAACAATAGCACCATGTTTTTCAGTCTATGTAGTGAGAGGCCACTGAAGGGTCATACTGTAGCTGTTGTTGTGAGAACACAGCAGAAGAGGCCAAACGATAAAGTAGGATTGATAATGTTGCCGTCACCTCAAGGTCGAAGTTATAAAGTCTTAAATATCATCACAGTCAATGGAAAAGCTGGCCCTTGTTCTTGGTTACTGCCCCTAAACACATTTATAGTCAATCCACTGCAGAGAGGAGTGCTACCATCTTGTGTCAGATACCCATGGTCCAAAAGCAAAGTTGGACAATCACTCTTAACCACAGTGTTCTTCTAAGCAGGGGACCCAACAGCAGGCCTTCACTCACAAAACTCAAGCCTCTACCAAGCATCTACCATCCATCATCACCACAGACTTGTTTCAAACTGCCTCGGCTACACATACAATTGTCAGTACTGCCAGTAAGTCAGTCAGCTCCCGTATGTCAGCTGGTCCCTGGGCACGCGGTGAGAGGGAGCCAGACAGAACAGTCACACTGACGTATTCTAGACCTGTGATGTAGCTCATCAACACTGGGGTGAGAATGACGATGCTTTTATAAAAGTCACAGCTG encodes:
- the LOC134019166 gene encoding IQ motif and SEC7 domain-containing protein 2-like isoform X3, which codes for MTAWTDIYQDNSQKRPLTDRWGDREVCVSIYAHSYRQVSRQACSSRPGGHLVGGWGNREGLAGVRAGEGACETGRGMYLVPCLCPDYWPLFCFRSTGSWYLSVEEEPPCPETFSFSDSSSSSYCPASYLGGHTDLRYTCPAIPPGHQGPPFYAQGPPLATPPSPASLAWAQRTRHQPASLALRKQEEEESKRCKALSDSYELSTDLQDKKVEMLERKYGGYFLSRRAARTIQTAFRQYRMNKNFQRLRSSASESRMTRRIILNNMRLQYSFDDRQNQDQGQDQDQSQDQDQGQDQGLTRYSHTGGQPGATEGGDREEYSHMDESFSKQVKSLADSMDDSLTCQSGQEDSQEGDPEEGGGEEREEDFRERVWGNNSNTPTPRRGLGGGRGRGGGVHEDSTATTYSDVTLYMDDGIPTSPMSMDRPPSSTDTEYWGLGVGREDSRETEGGGSSTSRRSTPCTECRDHRHRGGGHLPVLTIEPPSDSSVDMSDRSDRGSLSRQLLYEQEQEPGGGGGEGGCGGGGGMGAGGSPQGTIKANPNGRSVAMAQGQTRTPLVRPHPSPIPPHLPHHTILHHHPHPPIPHPHHQPHPHLPPMHPHHPLHMHHYPYPDSPSPQTPQQQPLTPILSSSSSPSMCAMAPGLEQHLISDGDNESLNSTTNSNETINYSSGSSSRDSLREPLPPLGKQTYQRESRHSWDSPAFNDDVVQRRQYRIGLNLFNKKPEKGIQYLIERGFVSDTPVGIARFILERKGLSRQMIGEFLGCRQKQFNKDVLDCVLDEMDFSGMDLDDALRKFQAQIKVQGEAQKVERLVEAFSQRYCVCNPVLIRQFQNPDTIFILAFAIILLNTDMYSPNVKPERKMKLEDFIKNLRGVDNGQDIPRDLLIGIYQRIQKWELRTNDDHVSQVQAVERVVVGKKPVLSLPHRRLVCCCQLYEVPDPNRPQRSGVHQREVFLFNDLLMVTKIFQKKKTSVTYSFRQSFPLVDMQVHMFQNSYYPHGIRLTCASPGSERQLLMAFTAPSQQDRGRFTSDLRESIAEVQEMEKYRVESELEKQKGVVRPSGLSGGGGAGPGGPGNEGGGLKTVGVNGTLGRPSLDDTYAAVDGLKRSALSSSLRDLSDTGKRGRRNSVGSLDSAIEGSIISSPRSQQRPLMVGGVPYGLEDYRPHRPILSPGSGVGGGPGQLHNATGGLVSHGGTLSSSGSSGGPGGGSGGSGGSFLGSLFGNRRAKGPPGPLIPPGPHYPAPVPPPTAGGPPPPSPSALSQSDPGGPSKIQALHAQYCHGNSSSAGSRVAQQPPPPYHHHHRYHHQPAPLPMPTMPTSAQNSGHHTLHRVTSSGKRPGQGPAPAPSHGQLGQQQHGHSSHGMGQGRYSCTPPPLSPHSPHSPVPPLSLYHTHSVRGGGGGGVKLPLTLSHSQPHPHAHSHAVLSHPHNHVGHAHSPHQVPHPSHQPHFIFSTPPPQTPIARHVPQAAQYVPQYPPLSSIPPPPPHSPLPPPSPSPLTPLSPHPQVGQGGGGAGGAGSSKSKPVSRISTVV
- the LOC134019166 gene encoding IQ motif and SEC7 domain-containing protein 2-like isoform X4, which encodes MRKKDNGYAPVRGPATMWCINCASDKTPAILHNKLVYCVEEEPPCPETFSFSDSSSSSYCPASYLGGHTDLRYTCPAIPPGHQGPPFYAQGPPLATPPSPASLAWAQRTRHQPASLALRKQEEEESKRCKALSDSYELSTDLQDKKVEMLERKYGGYFLSRRAARTIQTAFRQYRMNKNFQRLRSSASESRMTRRIILNNMRLQYSFDDRQNQDQGQDQDQSQDQDQGQDQGLTRYSHTGGQPGATEGGDREEYSHMDESFSKQVKSLADSMDDSLTCQSGQEDSQEGDPEEGGGEEREEDFRERVWGNNSNTPTPRRGLGGGRGRGGGVHEDSTATTYSDVTLYMDDGIPTSPMSMDRPPSSTDTEYWGLGVGREDSRETEGGGSSTSRRSTPCTECRDHRHRGGGHLPVLTIEPPSDSSVDMSDRSDRGSLSRQLLYEQEQEPGGGGGEGGCGGGGGMGAGGSPQGTIKANPNGRSVAMAQGQTRTPLVRPHPSPIPPHLPHHTILHHHPHPPIPHPHHQPHPHLPPMHPHHPLHMHHYPYPDSPSPQTPQQQPLTPILSSSSSPSMCAMAPGLEQHLISDGDNESLNSTTNSNETINYSSGSSSRDSLREPLPPLGKQTYQRESRHSWDSPAFNDDVVQRRQYRIGLNLFNKKPEKGIQYLIERGFVSDTPVGIARFILERKGLSRQMIGEFLGCRQKQFNKDVLDCVLDEMDFSGMDLDDALRKFQAQIKVQGEAQKVERLVEAFSQRYCVCNPVLIRQFQNPDTIFILAFAIILLNTDMYSPNVKPERKMKLEDFIKNLRGVDNGQDIPRDLLIGIYQRIQKWELRTNDDHVSQVQAVERVVVGKKPVLSLPHRRLVCCCQLYEVPDPNRPQRSGVHQREVFLFNDLLMVTKIFQKKKTSVTYSFRQSFPLVDMQVHMFQNSYYPHGIRLTCASPGSERQLLMAFTAPSQQDRGRFTSDLRESIAEVQEMEKYRVESELEKQKGVVRPSGLSGGGGAGPGGPGNEGGGLKTVGVNGTLGRPSLDDTYAAVDGLKRSALSSSLRDLSDTGKRGRRNSVGSLDSAIEGSIISSPRSQQRPLMVGGVPYGLEDYRPHRPILSPGSGVGGGPGQLHNATGGLVSHGGTLSSSGSSGGPGGGSGGSGGSFLGSLFGNRRAKGPPGPLIPPGPHYPAPVPPPTAGGPPPPSPSALSQSDPGGPSKIQALHAQYCHGNSSSAGSRVAQQPPPPYHHHHRYHHQPAPLPMPTMPTSAQNSGHHTLHRVTSSGKRPGQGPAPAPSHGQLGQQQHGHSSHGMGQGRYSCTPPPLSPHSPHSPVPPLSLYHTHSVRGGGGGGVKLPLTLSHSQPHPHAHSHAVLSHPHNHVGHAHSPHQVPHPSHQPHFIFSTPPPQTPIARHVPQAAQYVPQYPPLSSIPPPPPHSPLPPPSPSPLTPLSPHPQVGQGGGGAGGAGSSKSKPVSRISTVV
- the LOC134019166 gene encoding IQ motif and SEC7 domain-containing protein 2-like isoform X5, translating into MWFHRKNKLPRRARAYIVEEEPPCPETFSFSDSSSSSYCPASYLGGHTDLRYTCPAIPPGHQGPPFYAQGPPLATPPSPASLAWAQRTRHQPASLALRKQEEEESKRCKALSDSYELSTDLQDKKVEMLERKYGGYFLSRRAARTIQTAFRQYRMNKNFQRLRSSASESRMTRRIILNNMRLQYSFDDRQNQDQGQDQDQSQDQDQGQDQGLTRYSHTGGQPGATEGGDREEYSHMDESFSKQVKSLADSMDDSLTCQSGQEDSQEGDPEEGGGEEREEDFRERVWGNNSNTPTPRRGLGGGRGRGGGVHEDSTATTYSDVTLYMDDGIPTSPMSMDRPPSSTDTEYWGLGVGREDSRETEGGGSSTSRRSTPCTECRDHRHRGGGHLPVLTIEPPSDSSVDMSDRSDRGSLSRQLLYEQEQEPGGGGGEGGCGGGGGMGAGGSPQGTIKANPNGRSVAMAQGQTRTPLVRPHPSPIPPHLPHHTILHHHPHPPIPHPHHQPHPHLPPMHPHHPLHMHHYPYPDSPSPQTPQQQPLTPILSSSSSPSMCAMAPGLEQHLISDGDNESLNSTTNSNETINYSSGSSSRDSLREPLPPLGKQTYQRESRHSWDSPAFNDDVVQRRQYRIGLNLFNKKPEKGIQYLIERGFVSDTPVGIARFILERKGLSRQMIGEFLGCRQKQFNKDVLDCVLDEMDFSGMDLDDALRKFQAQIKVQGEAQKVERLVEAFSQRYCVCNPVLIRQFQNPDTIFILAFAIILLNTDMYSPNVKPERKMKLEDFIKNLRGVDNGQDIPRDLLIGIYQRIQKWELRTNDDHVSQVQAVERVVVGKKPVLSLPHRRLVCCCQLYEVPDPNRPQRSGVHQREVFLFNDLLMVTKIFQKKKTSVTYSFRQSFPLVDMQVHMFQNSYYPHGIRLTCASPGSERQLLMAFTAPSQQDRGRFTSDLRESIAEVQEMEKYRVESELEKQKGVVRPSGLSGGGGAGPGGPGNEGGGLKTVGVNGTLGRPSLDDTYAAVDGLKRSALSSSLRDLSDTGKRGRRNSVGSLDSAIEGSIISSPRSQQRPLMVGGVPYGLEDYRPHRPILSPGSGVGGGPGQLHNATGGLVSHGGTLSSSGSSGGPGGGSGGSGGSFLGSLFGNRRAKGPPGPLIPPGPHYPAPVPPPTAGGPPPPSPSALSQSDPGGPSKIQALHAQYCHGNSSSAGSRVAQQPPPPYHHHHRYHHQPAPLPMPTMPTSAQNSGHHTLHRVTSSGKRPGQGPAPAPSHGQLGQQQHGHSSHGMGQGRYSCTPPPLSPHSPHSPVPPLSLYHTHSVRGGGGGGVKLPLTLSHSQPHPHAHSHAVLSHPHNHVGHAHSPHQVPHPSHQPHFIFSTPPPQTPIARHVPQAAQYVPQYPPLSSIPPPPPHSPLPPPSPSPLTPLSPHPQVGQGGGGAGGAGSSKSKPVSRISTVV